The Seleniivibrio woodruffii genome window below encodes:
- the accC gene encoding acetyl-CoA carboxylase biotin carboxylase subunit, with amino-acid sequence MFNKVLIANRGEIALRIIRACKELGIKTVAVYSDVDRDSLHVAMADEAVCIGPAQSRASYLNVKSIMAAAEIADADAIHPGYGFLAENEDFAAICEESGFKFIGPSSKHIAMMGNKSAAKDAMKAFGVPVVPGSDGSVADVKEGLEIAKSIGFPVIIKAAAGGGGKGMRVAHNEMSFMNAFEMARAEGANAFGSDEVYIEKFIEEPRHVEIQVFGDGKGKGLHFYERECSIQRRHQKLLEEAPSTGISAETRRKMGETSVKAVQSLQYENAGTIEYLVDKYENFYFMEMNTRIQVEHPVTEMMTNIDLLQLQLRIAAGEPLTLNQEDIRIVGHAIECRINAEDPETFRPCPGTITGYNIPGGFGTRVDSACYDGYTVLPYYDSMIAKLIVFGKNREMAIARMQRALDEFVVEGIKTTIPLHKRILEHHAFIKGEISTAFIERYF; translated from the coding sequence ATGTTTAATAAGGTACTGATAGCAAACAGGGGCGAAATCGCCCTCAGAATTATAAGAGCCTGTAAGGAACTGGGAATCAAAACGGTTGCCGTATATTCAGACGTAGACCGTGACAGCCTCCATGTTGCAATGGCCGATGAGGCCGTGTGCATCGGACCTGCCCAGTCCAGAGCCAGCTATCTGAACGTGAAGAGCATCATGGCAGCGGCGGAGATCGCCGATGCAGACGCAATTCACCCCGGATACGGCTTTCTGGCTGAAAACGAAGACTTTGCCGCAATCTGCGAAGAGAGCGGATTTAAGTTCATAGGCCCCAGCTCAAAGCACATCGCAATGATGGGTAACAAGTCCGCCGCAAAGGATGCCATGAAGGCGTTCGGCGTTCCTGTTGTTCCCGGCAGTGACGGTTCCGTTGCGGATGTGAAAGAGGGACTGGAGATCGCCAAGTCCATCGGCTTCCCCGTTATAATCAAGGCGGCGGCCGGAGGCGGCGGAAAGGGTATGCGTGTTGCCCACAACGAAATGAGCTTCATGAACGCATTCGAAATGGCCAGAGCTGAGGGAGCGAACGCTTTCGGCTCCGACGAGGTCTATATTGAGAAGTTCATCGAAGAGCCCAGACACGTCGAGATTCAGGTTTTCGGCGACGGAAAGGGAAAGGGACTCCATTTCTACGAGAGGGAGTGCTCCATTCAGCGCCGCCACCAGAAACTTCTGGAAGAAGCTCCCAGCACCGGAATCAGTGCTGAAACAAGGAGAAAAATGGGCGAAACCTCCGTTAAGGCGGTTCAGTCTCTGCAGTATGAAAATGCAGGAACCATAGAATACCTTGTGGACAAGTATGAAAACTTCTATTTTATGGAGATGAACACCCGTATTCAGGTGGAACACCCTGTAACGGAGATGATGACCAACATCGACCTCCTTCAGCTTCAGCTGAGGATCGCCGCAGGCGAACCCCTCACCCTGAATCAGGAGGACATCCGTATCGTAGGTCATGCCATAGAATGCAGAATAAATGCTGAAGACCCCGAAACCTTCCGCCCCTGTCCCGGCACAATAACCGGATACAACATCCCCGGCGGATTCGGAACAAGAGTGGATTCGGCATGCTATGACGGCTACACGGTTCTCCCCTATTATGACAGCATGATAGCAAAGCTCATCGTGTTCGGCAAAAACAGGGAGATGGCCATCGCCAGAATGCAGAGAGCGCTGGACGAATTTGTTGTTGAGGGTATCAAAACCACGATCCCGCTCCACAAACGCATCCTTGAGCACCATGCGTTTATCAAGGGCGAAATAAGCACGGCATTTATAGAAAGGTATTTCTGA
- the ychF gene encoding redox-regulated ATPase YchF, protein MGFNCGIVGLPNVGKSTIFNALTKAGAESANYPFCTIDPNKGIVPVLDERQDYIIQFIKPKSVVRTTVEFVDIAGLVKGASKGEGLGNQFLTNIRQVDAVAHVVRCFDSNDITHVEGGVDPERDIDIINTELLLSDMEIIDRAVERTSKGSKGGDKELLKKLENLKILQAEVAKGTLIRNIEGYKEITAELSEYSFITAKPVMYVMNVDEDNILEDNEYAARVRKIAEKEGAVCVRICGKIEQEISELDEEEAREFLDSLGLTRSGLSEMTEQGYKLLDLITYFTAGEKEVRAWTITRGTTAQKAAGKIHSDIERGFIRAEVTGYNDFKEFNSLVKAKEMGKMRLEGKEYIVQDGDIIYFRFNV, encoded by the coding sequence ATGGGATTCAACTGCGGAATAGTGGGACTGCCCAACGTCGGCAAATCCACAATTTTTAACGCTCTTACAAAAGCCGGAGCGGAGAGTGCGAACTATCCGTTCTGCACCATCGACCCCAACAAGGGAATCGTGCCTGTTCTGGACGAAAGACAGGACTATATCATACAGTTCATCAAACCGAAATCCGTGGTAAGAACCACTGTTGAGTTTGTTGACATTGCCGGACTTGTTAAAGGCGCAAGCAAGGGCGAGGGTCTGGGTAACCAGTTCCTCACCAACATCCGTCAGGTGGACGCAGTGGCACACGTTGTCCGCTGTTTCGACAGCAACGACATCACCCACGTTGAAGGCGGCGTAGACCCAGAGCGTGACATCGACATCATCAACACCGAGCTTCTCTTAAGCGACATGGAGATTATCGACCGTGCCGTTGAAAGAACGTCCAAAGGAAGCAAGGGCGGCGACAAGGAACTTCTGAAAAAGCTGGAAAACCTGAAGATCCTTCAGGCGGAAGTGGCAAAAGGCACGCTCATCAGGAATATTGAAGGTTATAAAGAGATAACCGCCGAACTTTCCGAATATTCATTCATCACTGCTAAACCTGTGATGTATGTTATGAACGTTGACGAGGACAATATTCTCGAAGACAACGAATATGCCGCAAGAGTGCGCAAAATTGCCGAGAAAGAGGGCGCAGTGTGCGTCCGCATCTGCGGAAAGATAGAGCAGGAAATTTCTGAGTTGGACGAAGAGGAAGCGAGAGAGTTTCTCGACAGTCTCGGGCTGACACGCTCAGGACTTTCCGAAATGACCGAACAGGGCTATAAACTGCTGGATCTTATAACATATTTCACAGCAGGCGAAAAAGAGGTCCGTGCATGGACCATAACCCGTGGAACCACAGCACAGAAAGCCGCCGGAAAAATCCACAGCGATATCGAAAGAGGCTTTATCCGTGCCGAGGTGACGGGGTATAATGACTTTAAAGAGTTCAACTCGCTGGTGAAGGCCAAAGAGATGGGCAAAATGCGTCTTGAAGGTAAGGAATATATCGTTCAGGACGGAGACATAATCTATTTCAGGTTTAATGTTTAA
- the efp gene encoding elongation factor P yields the protein MSVITPNQFKRGAKIELDGEPYAVVEYLHIKCGRGGANVRTKVKSLRTGAVIERTFKSDEKIKQPDFEEKEMQYMYSDGEKFYFMDTQSYEQIEIGTDGVGDNYLFMPENIMVSVQIFNGQPIGIDLPNFVELEVTETDPGLKGDTVSGGSKPATVSTGGTVNVPLFINIGDVLKIDTREQIYMERVRTAR from the coding sequence ATGAGCGTTATCACTCCCAACCAGTTTAAGAGAGGAGCAAAAATCGAACTCGACGGTGAACCCTATGCAGTTGTCGAGTATCTTCATATTAAATGCGGAAGAGGCGGAGCAAACGTCCGCACAAAGGTTAAGAGCCTTCGCACAGGAGCTGTAATCGAAAGAACCTTCAAGTCTGACGAAAAGATCAAACAGCCCGACTTTGAAGAAAAAGAGATGCAGTATATGTACAGCGACGGCGAGAAGTTCTACTTCATGGACACACAGAGCTACGAGCAGATAGAGATAGGCACTGACGGCGTCGGCGACAACTACCTCTTCATGCCTGAGAACATCATGGTCAGCGTACAGATATTCAACGGCCAGCCCATCGGCATAGACCTGCCCAACTTTGTTGAGCTTGAAGTCACCGAAACAGACCCCGGTCTTAAAGGCGACACCGTTTCCGGCGGCAGCAAACCCGCAACCGTCAGCACAGGCGGAACAGTTAACGTGCCCCTGTTCATAAACATAGGCGACGTGCTTAAGATCGACACAAGAGAACAGATATACATGGAAAGAGTCAGAACCGCCAGATAA
- a CDS encoding tetratricopeptide repeat protein — translation MRKKLIILLAGLFLTSLMSSADTNITDLTNDALYLRASMYDNEGKYEEAAEIYEHLLASDNNAHIYLKLAQAYIKMNDLQSVKITVEKGLKKNPDFVELIGLMGDIYRMSKDTLPKSLELYKKAYDISKDQKYLESIASVYEDTQDFNSAISTYNQLIATEKKSEYYVGRAKMYARLGLDKESLSDYHTAADIDSNFFAASRLADYYLGKNDTENAVKYLKMIIQVNPGNIIAQFRLAEILKRQGQEGDAYPLYESILTNLEGNEKLYVLKQLGSLSYNARKFDRAYDYFKRAYEIDKDIQTGYSMALMAEAAKMDMEAEAAYKSILAKRPDFADARKRLAIIYIREKKADAAVEVLKGVDRKYADVDFYRILAEAYSQQENFEAAEDTLVKALAENDKDIKLRLDLAVLYDGQKEKAKAVEVVKQGLKIYPDNESFLNFLGYMYAEMGINLKEGEKLIRKALAAKPNEPAYLDSLGWILYKQGKYKDAYVYQKKAVKLAPEEQEIVEHMKAIMKKLGIKKTIDEVIKEN, via the coding sequence ATGCGAAAAAAACTCATTATCCTGCTGGCGGGTCTGTTTCTCACCAGTCTGATGTCCTCTGCGGACACCAACATCACCGACCTGACAAACGATGCACTCTATCTGCGTGCGTCCATGTATGATAATGAGGGGAAATATGAGGAAGCCGCTGAGATATATGAGCACCTGCTGGCATCTGACAACAATGCGCACATATATCTCAAGCTTGCTCAGGCCTACATAAAGATGAACGACCTTCAGTCCGTTAAGATAACCGTTGAGAAGGGGCTTAAAAAAAACCCCGACTTTGTGGAGCTTATCGGTCTGATGGGCGACATCTACCGCATGAGCAAAGACACTCTTCCCAAATCCCTTGAGCTTTATAAAAAAGCTTACGATATTTCCAAAGACCAGAAATATCTGGAATCCATCGCCTCTGTCTATGAGGACACGCAGGATTTCAACAGCGCCATAAGCACCTATAACCAGCTTATAGCCACCGAAAAAAAATCAGAGTATTACGTCGGACGGGCGAAAATGTATGCCCGTCTGGGGCTGGACAAAGAATCACTCAGCGACTATCACACCGCCGCAGACATTGACAGCAACTTCTTTGCGGCCTCAAGACTGGCCGACTATTATCTCGGCAAAAACGACACTGAAAACGCTGTCAAATATCTGAAAATGATAATTCAGGTGAACCCCGGCAACATAATCGCCCAGTTCCGCCTTGCAGAGATATTGAAAAGGCAGGGACAGGAAGGGGACGCCTACCCGCTCTATGAGAGCATACTAACCAACCTTGAAGGGAACGAAAAGCTCTATGTGCTCAAACAGCTGGGCAGTCTGAGCTATAATGCAAGAAAATTCGACAGGGCATATGATTATTTCAAACGTGCCTATGAGATAGACAAGGACATCCAGACGGGCTACTCAATGGCTCTGATGGCCGAAGCCGCAAAAATGGATATGGAGGCCGAGGCCGCCTATAAATCCATTCTTGCAAAAAGACCCGATTTTGCTGATGCCAGAAAGCGTCTGGCGATAATCTATATCCGTGAAAAGAAAGCCGATGCCGCTGTGGAAGTTCTGAAGGGTGTCGACAGAAAATATGCCGATGTGGATTTTTACAGGATACTTGCTGAGGCCTATTCCCAGCAGGAAAACTTTGAAGCCGCAGAGGACACTCTGGTAAAGGCGCTGGCGGAGAACGACAAGGACATAAAGCTCAGGCTCGACCTTGCGGTGCTCTACGACGGTCAGAAAGAGAAGGCAAAAGCCGTTGAGGTGGTGAAACAGGGGCTTAAGATATACCCTGACAACGAATCGTTCCTCAACTTCCTCGGCTACATGTATGCAGAAATGGGCATCAACCTGAAAGAGGGTGAAAAACTCATCAGAAAGGCTCTGGCAGCAAAACCCAACGAGCCTGCATATCTGGACAGCCTCGGCTGGATACTCTACAAACAGGGCAAGTACAAAGATGCATACGTCTATCAGAAAAAAGCGGTCAAACTCGCTCCCGAAGAGCAGGAGATAGTCGAGCACATGAAAGCCATAATGAAAAAACTTGGCATCAAGAAAACCATAGATGAAGTCATTAAAGAGAATTAG
- the ispE gene encoding 4-(cytidine 5'-diphospho)-2-C-methyl-D-erythritol kinase, which yields MTSLTLESRAKINIFLHVLGKRADGFHELYTLFAPIGISDTITVTKSGKFEITCTNPDIPTDERNIVSKVKKILAEYGIKTNHTVDIVKRIPDGGGLGGGSSNGAVYLKAVLELENVEMPLEEQVRIMAQVGSDTAFFLYDQPMTGEGRGEILTPYGNLPEAYVLLVNPAVHVSTAQVFTSGNLQLTDRAEVNRIPHIAKFDEYSKVLYNGLEPAVLPFYPEVAKAKETVMRSGADFALMSGSGATVFGLFRDFDRAQHALSEIAGANPHWKCFLTKLL from the coding sequence ATGACCTCCCTGACCCTTGAGAGCAGAGCAAAAATCAATATTTTTCTCCATGTGCTCGGCAAAAGGGCGGACGGCTTTCACGAACTCTACACACTTTTTGCTCCAATAGGCATCTCCGATACAATCACCGTAACAAAATCCGGTAAATTTGAGATCACATGCACTAACCCCGACATACCCACGGACGAACGCAATATCGTAAGCAAGGTGAAAAAGATACTCGCTGAATACGGTATCAAAACGAACCACACTGTGGATATAGTCAAAAGAATACCTGACGGCGGCGGACTGGGCGGCGGAAGCTCCAACGGAGCCGTCTATCTGAAAGCTGTGCTGGAACTTGAAAACGTGGAAATGCCCCTTGAAGAGCAGGTCAGGATAATGGCTCAGGTCGGTTCCGACACTGCGTTCTTCCTGTATGACCAGCCGATGACAGGCGAAGGCAGGGGCGAGATACTCACTCCATACGGAAACCTTCCGGAGGCTTACGTTCTGCTTGTTAACCCTGCGGTGCACGTTTCAACCGCACAAGTTTTTACATCGGGTAATTTGCAGTTGACTGACAGGGCGGAAGTGAATAGAATCCCGCACATAGCAAAATTTGATGAATACAGCAAAGTGCTGTACAATGGGCTTGAGCCTGCGGTGCTTCCTTTTTATCCGGAAGTGGCGAAGGCAAAAGAGACCGTTATGCGCTCAGGGGCGGATTTTGCTCTGATGAGCGGCAGCGGGGCAACCGTTTTCGGGTTGTTCAGGGACTTTGACAGGGCACAGCATGCCCTTTCTGAAATTGCGGGTGCAAATCCGCACTGGAAATGCTTTTTAACCAAATTATTATAA
- the accB gene encoding acetyl-CoA carboxylase biotin carboxyl carrier protein gives MDIREIKELIKFIEKSDIKEFQYENETESLFISKNGDVPQIIQGAPMQYAAAPAVAAAPAAAPAVAAAPAAAAAPAVSGTEVKSPIVGTFYEAASPGAAPFASEGETVKKGQTLCIIEAMKIMNEIEAEFDCVIKKRVGMNGKPVEYGETIFIVEPI, from the coding sequence ATGGACATCAGAGAGATTAAAGAACTTATCAAGTTTATTGAAAAATCAGACATCAAAGAATTTCAGTATGAAAACGAAACCGAGAGCCTTTTTATATCAAAGAACGGTGACGTTCCCCAGATAATACAGGGCGCACCCATGCAGTATGCGGCTGCTCCCGCTGTTGCCGCCGCTCCCGCCGCAGCACCCGCTGTTGCCGCTGCGCCTGCCGCTGCCGCTGCTCCCGCTGTGTCCGGCACAGAGGTAAAATCTCCCATCGTGGGGACATTCTATGAGGCAGCTTCACCCGGCGCCGCTCCTTTTGCTTCCGAAGGTGAAACAGTGAAAAAGGGCCAGACACTCTGCATCATCGAAGCCATGAAGATCATGAACGAGATCGAGGCTGAGTTTGACTGCGTTATTAAAAAGAGAGTCGGCATGAACGGCAAACCCGTTGAATACGGAGAGACGATCTTCATAGTCGAACCCATATAA
- the pth gene encoding aminoacyl-tRNA hydrolase produces MLIVGLGNPGEKYDRTRHNLGFMVADYLADKLGGSFRDGFKGQFCDVTIDGSKHYILKPMTYMNLSGESVQPLCAFYKIPLSDVIAVHDDLDMDFGKLKIRRGGSSGGHNGIKSIVQHMGGEEFPRVKMGIGKDMRKETVGHVLGKFAPDEAEKLDHFIKLAAEAAMCIAKEGLQKAMNGYNNRCV; encoded by the coding sequence GTGCTTATTGTCGGACTTGGCAACCCGGGCGAAAAATATGACCGCACACGCCACAACCTCGGTTTCATGGTTGCGGACTATCTGGCGGACAAGCTGGGCGGAAGTTTCAGGGACGGTTTCAAAGGTCAGTTCTGCGATGTCACCATCGACGGCAGCAAGCATTACATCCTGAAACCAATGACCTACATGAACCTCAGCGGAGAGAGCGTTCAGCCGCTCTGCGCATTTTATAAGATCCCCCTTTCCGATGTCATAGCAGTCCACGACGATCTGGACATGGACTTCGGCAAGCTGAAGATACGCAGGGGCGGAAGCTCCGGCGGACACAACGGGATAAAATCCATCGTCCAGCATATGGGCGGCGAGGAGTTTCCGAGGGTCAAGATGGGCATCGGCAAGGATATGCGGAAGGAGACAGTGGGGCACGTTCTGGGCAAGTTTGCACCCGACGAGGCCGAAAAGCTGGATCATTTCATAAAGCTGGCTGCGGAAGCGGCGATGTGCATCGCCAAAGAAGGGCTGCAAAAAGCCATGAACGGGTACAACAACCGCTGCGTTTGA
- a CDS encoding ribose-phosphate pyrophosphokinase translates to MDYLVFSGTSNRPLAQEIVSKLGMRLGDADIRKFSDGEIFVRINESVRGRDVFVVQSTCKPAEENLMELMIMVDALKRASANSVTAIMPYFGYARQDRTSEPRVPITAKLVANLLTKSGIDRVVTMNLHAGQIQGFFDIPVDNLYSSPVFEKYFNINKMMGDEYIVVSPDAGGVARARAYSKILETNLAIVDKRREKANVAQAMNVIGDVSGKKVIIVDDMIDTAGTLTQAAVACINHGAKSVIAAAPHGILSGPAIERIIQSPLEKVLVTDSVPFAKEKAVSKIEVLSVAGLFAEAITRIWQKESISSLFAKGQV, encoded by the coding sequence ATGGATTATCTTGTTTTTTCCGGGACGTCCAACCGTCCGCTGGCACAGGAGATAGTATCTAAGCTGGGGATGAGACTCGGCGATGCGGACATCCGCAAATTCAGCGACGGCGAAATTTTCGTCAGGATCAACGAGAGCGTAAGGGGACGTGACGTATTCGTTGTTCAGTCCACCTGCAAACCCGCCGAAGAGAACCTCATGGAGCTTATGATCATGGTGGATGCACTGAAAAGAGCATCTGCAAACAGCGTAACAGCCATCATGCCCTACTTCGGCTATGCCAGACAGGACAGAACAAGCGAACCCCGTGTGCCCATCACTGCCAAACTGGTGGCAAACCTGCTCACAAAATCCGGCATCGACAGAGTGGTAACCATGAACCTCCACGCCGGACAGATTCAGGGATTCTTCGATATCCCCGTGGACAACCTCTATTCCTCTCCCGTTTTTGAAAAATATTTTAACATCAATAAAATGATGGGCGACGAATACATCGTGGTATCACCCGATGCGGGCGGTGTTGCCAGAGCCAGAGCCTACAGCAAGATTCTGGAAACAAACCTCGCCATCGTTGACAAACGCCGTGAGAAAGCGAACGTTGCTCAGGCAATGAACGTGATCGGCGACGTTTCCGGCAAAAAAGTCATCATCGTTGACGACATGATAGACACGGCGGGAACCCTGACTCAGGCCGCAGTTGCCTGTATCAACCACGGGGCAAAATCCGTTATAGCGGCCGCTCCCCACGGTATCCTCTCCGGCCCCGCCATAGAAAGGATAATCCAGTCTCCCCTTGAAAAAGTGCTCGTAACTGATTCCGTTCCCTTCGCAAAGGAGAAGGCTGTCAGCAAGATAGAGGTTCTTTCGGTGGCAGGTCTCTTTGCCGAGGCCATCACAAGGATCTGGCAGAAAGAATCCATCAGCTCGCTGTTTGCAAAAGGACAGGTATAA
- a CDS encoding M24 family metallopeptidase, with protein sequence MTDRIGKLQSLIAKSGIDCLFISSLSDIYYLTGFTGSTALLFADRQSAVFLTDGRYEEQIRSELPENIDTIIVTSYQEAVAAVGGRYKKIHVTYACSLLDYETLKGAGCEVDVDRANLVGSLRIIKSPEETAQIRAMYDAAYAGFVNSLSVFVSGNTEDHWAAELEKQMKLSGARTVSFDTIVASGARGALPHGIATRKVVEKNDAVVVDYGCRLNYCSDVTRLVITGDNAEAEKIADIVYTALKKASDFIREGVTAKEADAVARDYIESKGYGKYFNHSLGHGVGIDVHEKPSLNKRDETVLKAGMIVTVEPGIYLPGSLGVRLEDTVLVTENGCENLTAVFDRYIYKTI encoded by the coding sequence TTGACGGACAGAATCGGAAAACTGCAGAGCCTCATTGCGAAGAGCGGCATAGACTGCCTGTTCATCAGCTCCCTTTCGGATATATATTATCTGACAGGCTTCACAGGAAGCACTGCCCTTCTGTTTGCGGACAGACAGTCCGCTGTTTTCCTTACCGACGGCAGATACGAAGAGCAGATAAGATCCGAACTGCCGGAAAATATTGACACAATCATCGTAACAAGCTATCAGGAAGCGGTTGCCGCTGTGGGCGGACGCTATAAAAAGATACATGTGACCTATGCGTGCAGTCTTCTGGACTACGAAACCCTTAAAGGGGCGGGATGCGAGGTCGATGTGGACAGGGCTAATCTCGTCGGTTCGCTGAGGATAATAAAAAGTCCCGAAGAGACGGCGCAGATAAGGGCTATGTATGACGCTGCCTATGCGGGGTTTGTAAACTCCCTGTCGGTGTTCGTTTCAGGCAACACCGAAGATCACTGGGCGGCGGAGCTTGAAAAGCAGATGAAACTTTCCGGTGCCAGAACTGTCTCATTTGACACCATAGTGGCATCCGGAGCCAGAGGCGCACTGCCCCATGGAATAGCCACCCGCAAGGTCGTTGAAAAGAACGACGCTGTGGTGGTGGACTACGGGTGCAGGCTGAACTATTGCAGCGACGTCACCAGATTAGTTATCACAGGCGATAATGCCGAAGCCGAAAAGATAGCGGACATCGTCTACACTGCGCTGAAAAAGGCTTCTGACTTTATCAGAGAGGGCGTCACCGCAAAAGAGGCGGACGCTGTGGCCAGAGACTATATTGAGTCAAAGGGCTACGGAAAATATTTTAACCACAGTCTGGGGCACGGCGTGGGCATCGACGTTCACGAGAAACCCAGTCTGAACAAACGGGACGAAACTGTGCTTAAAGCCGGAATGATAGTCACTGTGGAGCCGGGCATATATCTGCCGGGCAGCCTCGGTGTCAGGCTTGAGGACACTGTGCTGGTCACCGAAAACGGATGCGAGAACCTTACAGCGGTTTTTGACAGATACATTTACAAAACTATATGA
- a CDS encoding SH3 domain-containing protein produces the protein MFNKTVIILTLLFVLLCGSAFAKATYGSVTSSKLNIYAKASSKSEVVGLLGRGSSVEILSTRSGWHKIKLLEGGTGYVKASGVRTSKDKPKETEEKAKTGDTGKDIDRILDKFNSTVEKSNFAKKEKVYPKLKLISAKGSQEVVLRYSAVDENGDEIPSLKKNPLAKNMRELISLIFRKMIVTSAPEYKITVMVPSYGMGGKVAGEAVYADLVMKPSAQELLEIKEGTTSLWTVVRSTRKLGDVFAEYPR, from the coding sequence ATGTTTAATAAAACTGTAATAATTCTGACCCTGCTTTTTGTGCTTCTTTGCGGCTCGGCCTTTGCAAAGGCCACCTACGGAAGCGTGACCTCATCGAAACTGAACATCTATGCCAAGGCATCCTCAAAATCTGAGGTTGTTGGTCTGCTGGGCAGGGGTTCATCCGTTGAGATTCTGTCCACCAGAAGCGGCTGGCACAAAATAAAGCTGCTTGAGGGCGGAACGGGCTATGTTAAAGCCAGCGGAGTCAGAACGTCGAAAGATAAACCGAAAGAGACCGAAGAAAAAGCAAAAACCGGGGATACGGGAAAGGATATTGACCGTATCCTCGATAAATTCAACAGCACAGTAGAAAAATCGAATTTTGCGAAGAAAGAGAAGGTCTATCCGAAGCTGAAACTCATTTCAGCAAAGGGTTCTCAGGAGGTTGTCCTGAGATATTCCGCAGTGGATGAGAACGGAGACGAAATTCCGTCTCTGAAGAAAAATCCTCTGGCTAAGAACATGCGGGAGCTCATCAGCCTGATTTTCAGGAAGATGATAGTAACATCCGCACCGGAATATAAGATTACCGTTATGGTGCCTTCATACGGAATGGGCGGAAAGGTTGCGGGAGAGGCCGTTTATGCCGACCTTGTGATGAAGCCCTCGGCTCAGGAGCTTCTGGAGATAAAAGAGGGAACGACATCCCTCTGGACTGTTGTCCGCTCCACAAGAAAACTGGGCGATGTTTTCGCAGAATATCCGAGATAG
- the moaC gene encoding cyclic pyranopterin monophosphate synthase MoaC — MSLTHFDEEGRSRMVDVTDKNETVREAIAAGFIKMKPETMDLLIEGKMAKGRNVFEVARVAAVMGVKRTSDLIPMCHPLFITKVDVYFETDRANSQVDIQVVVKMAGKTGVEMEALTGVSVAALTIYDMCKAVDKDMLIGGIRVMKKTGGKSGTYIREE, encoded by the coding sequence GTGTCGCTGACTCATTTTGACGAAGAGGGCAGAAGCCGGATGGTGGATGTCACCGATAAGAACGAAACCGTGCGGGAAGCAATCGCCGCAGGATTCATAAAAATGAAGCCCGAAACCATGGATCTGCTCATTGAGGGCAAAATGGCTAAGGGCAGAAACGTTTTCGAGGTTGCCCGTGTGGCCGCAGTGATGGGGGTTAAAAGGACATCCGACCTCATCCCCATGTGCCATCCGCTGTTCATCACAAAGGTGGACGTGTATTTTGAAACGGACAGAGCCAACTCTCAGGTGGACATTCAGGTTGTTGTGAAAATGGCCGGAAAGACCGGAGTTGAGATGGAAGCTCTTACGGGTGTTTCCGTTGCCGCTCTCACCATCTACGACATGTGCAAGGCTGTGGACAAAGACATGCTCATCGGCGGAATCAGGGTAATGAAAAAAACGGGCGGCAAGAGCGGGACTTATATCAGGGAAGAGTAG